CATTTGAATTTCTACAATATTATACCTAGGATCCACTCTTGTTCCATTCCTAGATGGATCAAACCATTGACAATAAAAAAGAACTACCCTCTTTGGAGTACTTGTAGTATTATACTCCAGctcataaattttttcaataataccATAGAAGTCATCATAACCACCCTCAATAAGGCCCTTAACGAACACCCCAcaattagttgtattttttcCTTTCGACCATGCATCGGTGTGGAACTTGTACCCATTTACAAAATACGTGTGCCATTCTTTGACACATCTCATGGGCCAATTTGACAATTCCCGTAGATCTTGAATTAAGGGACTTAATGGCTGGTTATGAACCTACAAAGAAGTGATGAAGAAAAATTAAGCTACANNNNNNNNNNNNNNNNNNNNNNNNNNNNNNNNNNNNNNNNNNNNNNNNNNNNNNNNNNNNNNNNNNNNNNNNNNNNNNNNNNNNNNNNNNNNNNNNNNNNNNNNNNNNNNNNNNNNNNNNNNNNNNNNNNNNNNNNNNNNNNNNNNNNNNNNNNNNNNNNNNNNNNNNNNNNNNNNNNNNNNNNNNNNNNNNNNNNNNNNNNNNNNNNNNNNNNNNNNNNNNNNNNNNNNNNNNNNNNNNNNNNNNNNNNNNNNNNNNNNNNNNNNNNNNNNNNNNNNNNNNNNNNNNNNNNNNNNNNNNNNNNNNNNNNNNNNNNNNNNNNNNNNNNNNNNNNNNNNNNNNNNNNNNNNNNNNNNNNNNNNNNNNNNNNNNNNNNNNNNNNNNNNNNNNNNNNNNNNNNNNNNNNNNNNNNNNNNNNNNNNNNNNNNNNNNNNNNNNNNNNNNNNNNNNNNNNNNNNNNNNNNNNNNNNNNNNNNNNNNNNNNNATACATCCACCTATATTGCACTGGACCACCAAGCCATGCTTCATGTGCAAGATGAATTGGAAGATGTTCCATGGAATCAAAGAATGCAGGAGGGAATATTCTTTCCAATTTGCAAAGAATAAATGGAATATTTTCCTTGCCTTTTCATTATCTTTCGTCTTGGCACTAACATTCATGATTGTGTTacaaatgttgtcaaagaaattcTTTTCTATATGCATGACATCCAGGTTATGTCTCAGCAAGTTATCCTTCCAATACGGAAGATCCCCAAAAATGCTTCTCTTGGTCCAGTTATGCCACTCCTGAACCCATCAATCCTATTGATACCACTTTCATTGACTTTTGGAAAATGTTTAACTCTTCTCCAAACTTGAGATGGATTAAGCCTAGGAGGTGGCATATCTTTTTCACGTTGCCCTTTGCGAAAAGCCTTTTTGTTCCTCCTAAACATGTGATCAATGGGCAAGAACCTTCTATGGCAATCAAACCAACAACTTTTCCGACCATGCGTCAATAAGAATGACTTTGTGTGTTCCATGCAATGCGGACAAGCTAATCGACCATGCGTGCTCCAACCAGATAACATGCCATACactggaaagtcattaatagtCCACATCAAAGCTGCCCTCATAAGAAAATTTTGCTTCCTTGATACATCATACGTCCATATACCGGTCCACAActtcttcaaatcatcaatcaaaggCTCTAAATACACATCAATCCCTGATTTAGGATTAGATGGTCCTGGTATTATACACGTTAAAAACATGTAAGGTTTTGTCATACACATCTCAGGTGGAAGATTATATGGGGTAACAATCANCGGCCAACATGAATATGGTGATGCAGACGCCTGAATGTATGGAGTAAACCCATCCGAACATAGATCAAGTCTCACGTTACAAGCATCACTGGTGAAAGATGGATGTTTACGGTTGAAGTGCTTCCAGGCTTCACCGTCAGAAGAATGACGCAACACTCCTTCACTTTTGTTACCATCATGCCATGTCATGTGTTTTGCTATTTGAATTGAAGAAAACATCCTTTGTAATCTTGAAATGATCGGCAAATAGAACATGGACTTGAATGGAATTGGTTTTTTTTGCCTCCGTCCTGGATGCAATGTCTGAAATCGAGGATGGCCACAAAACTTGCATTCCACCAACGATGCATCATTTTTTCTAGTGTCGTTGTCATAGAAAAGCATACATCCATTCACATAACAATCAATCTTCTTCGCTTCCAATCCCAGCTTTGAAACACATCTTTTGGCTTCGTAATAATTCTTCGGCAAAGAATTGTTTGGTGGTGTTAGATCTAACACCAATTTTGTAAAGTGGTCCACCGCTTGATTGGGAACGTTCCAATTAGATTTACCAGCCATGAGTCTTATGCACACTGACAATTTTGACTCAGATGAACCTTCAAATACAGGTTGGTTTGCCTCAGCCAAGAGATTGTAAAACNTCTNAGTGCNTTCATTTGGANACTCTTCATCACGACTATCGTTTGGTTCTTGTTCAGCATGTCGACCAATAGCATCGTTTACCATCTCTTGCATGTAGGTAAATTGATCTATCTCAGATGTATGTACAATAGTATTCAAACCTGATGCAGGTCGATTTTCATGAGCAGTGGAGGTAGAAGGCATTTCTTCACCATGAAATGTCCAAACCTTGTAATTTGGCATGAACCCTTTTTGGTATAAGTGAACTTTGACNNNNNNNNNNNNNNNNNNNNNNNNNNNNNNNNNNNNNNNNNNNNNNNNNNNNNNNNNNNNNNNNNNNNNNNNNNNNNNNNNNNNNNNNNNNNNNNNNNNNNNNNNNNNNNNNNNNNNNNNNNNNNNNNNNNNNNNNNNNNNNNNNNNNNNNNNNNNNNNNNNNNNNNNNNNNNNNNNNNNNNNNNNNNNNNNNNNNNNNNNNNNACTCCATGTGacataagtaataaacctattactacTTAAGTCGATCATGGAAGGAAATTTGAATACTACTGTCATAGGCATGCAACAAAGGTCATGCAGAGTATTATTACTCTAGTGAAGTCCTCTTTTATAGAGTACTTACACATTGACTACTGTAATAGGCAATGAACAAGGGTCATGTGTATTATTTATTACTGTAGTGAAGTCCTCTTTTATAGAGTACTTACACATTGACTACTGTAATAGGCATGCAACAAGGGTCATGTGTATTTATTACTATAGTGAAGTCCTCTTTTATAGAGTACTTATAAATGCTTACACATGTAGGTACTACCATAGGCATGCAACAAGGGTCATGATGTGTACTATATATTCTTAGCCTACATATCTCCACCTATGTCTTGTTCAGtttcaagataaaataaatcatCTAAAAACAAGTCATCCCATCATTTCAAAGTAAGCTTAGTTCAAATAGTCTAGTACACAATAAATATACACAAAtacaatcacaatcacaataattatttaaatatctattGACAAACCAGATTTGGTCAAGAAGTAGCTCCACAATCACACTCAGGAGACCAATGGCTGGTGGGCTACACGTTTGAAAGCAAATATCTGCAACACAATATATTTGCAAACATACGACTTNGAACAAGGTAATGAACAACACAACAGACTAACTCACTTGAGAACGTGACATTGATTTCTATCtcaaatttttcaaatagaAAAGATACAAAAACATCACAAACAGAAATGTGGCATAATAATAGAcgtaataatatcaaatatgaatGAACATATATGCCAATTACAATAGACAAGCAACTGAAGTAAGAGCTCTGCCTTAGATGCAAACAAAACATAAGAGACATTTGCCCAGTCAAGTTGGCTTTTTACAGGGGAGAAATATCGcttttagattttatatatattttttgtggtGAAAACCAAATTCAAGATTCTAATGATATTTGGCTTTCCCTTCGATTTGATCGAAATATCATGAACATGGTTTTAAAAGTTAGAAACCTATTTTTGAATATGGTGATTATTCTGAGAAATGAAGCATTAAAAAAGCTACTAAAATAAATacagtaagaaaaaaaaatggtaggATGAATTAAATTCTacagttttatataatttaatttctggTTTGAAGTTTATATTCGATTTGGTGACATTTTTTGAATTTGGTTGAAGGCGAAGGAAGTACATATATATGTAAGGTGATAGTTGAAAGCTGGTGATAGCATCACACACTTACACTTATCCTAATATAATATCGGCCactgcatttgcttccaaatcTCGTCCACTCAAATCTTAtacctttctcttttctctaaaTTCTTTCATACTCACATCAATTCATCACTTCATTCAACATTTCTTCCCCTAGCTACTAGTTTCATCAATGGCTGCTGCTGTCAGTGCTGCAGTCTCTTTTCCATCCACCTCTCTCCAAAGTAGGACCTTCATCGTTGCCCTGGAGAGAGTCATTTTCAACAAGGTATGTCTAATCAGAATTTCATTTTGATCATCTATCATgacttttttatcatttatgattGGAGAATTACATCAAAAGTAGCTAAGTAAATGTTGTATCTAAGTTTTGTCTTTGATGTAATTTCGGACTGATATTGCAGTTTAGATGATCGGGTTGTTAAGTAAGGTTTCTATCTCAGGTTCCATTTCAATACAGAGATGTTTCCAGCAATGGAAGGGTGGTTTACATCAGAGCTCAGGTCACCACTGAGGCACCAACCAAGGTTGAAAAAGAGTCTAAGAAACAGGAGGAAGGTGTGATTGTGAACAAGTTCAAACCCAAGGCCCCATNNNNNNNNNNNNNNNNNNNNNNNNNNNNNNNNNNNNNNNNNNNNNNNNNNNNNNNNNNNNNNNNNNNNNNNNNNNNNNNNNNNNNNNNNNNNNNNNNNNNNNNNNNNNNNNNNNNNNNNNNNNNNNNNNNNNNNNNNNNNNNNNNNNNNNNNNNNNNNNNNNNNNNNNNNNNNNNNNNNNNNNNNNNNNNNNNNNNNNNNNNNNNNNNNNNNNNNNNNNNNNNNNNNNNNNNNNNNNNNNNNNNNNNNNNNNNNNNNNNNNNNNNNNNNNNNNNNNNNNNNNNNNNNNNNNNNNNNNNNNNNNNNNNNNNNNNNNNNNNNNNNNNNNNNNNNNNNNNNNNNNNNNNNNNNNNNNNNNNNNNNNNNNNNNNNNNNNNNNNNNNNNNNNNNNNNNNNNNNNNNNNNNNNNNNNNNNNNNNNNNNNNNNNNNNNNNNNNNNNNNNNNNNNNNNNNNNNNNNNNNNNNNNNNNNNNNNNNNNNNNNNNNNNNNNNNNNNNNNNNNNNNNNNNNNNNNNNNNNNNNNNNNNNNNNNNNNNNNNNNNNNNNNNNNNNNNNNNNNNNNNNNNNNNNNNNNNNNNNNNNNNNNNNNNNNNNNNNNNNNNNNNNNNNNNNNNNNNNNNNNNNNNNNNNNNNNNNNNNNNNNNNNNNNNNNNNNNNNNNNNNNNNNNNNNNNNNNNNNNNNNNNNNNNNNNNNNNNNNNNNNNNNNNNNNNNNNNNNNNNNNNNNNNNNNNNNNNNNNNNNNNNNNNNNNNNNNNNNNNNNNNNNNNNNNNNNNNNNNNNNNNNNNNNNNNNNNNNNNNNNNNNNNNNNNNNNNNNNNNNNNNNNNNNNNNNNNNNNNNNNNNNNNNNNNNNNNNNNNNNNNNNNNNNNNNNNNNNNNNNNNNNNNNNNNNNNNNNNNNNNNNNNNNNNNNNNNNNNNNNNNNNNNNNNNNNNNNNNNNNNNNNNNNNNNNNNNNNNNNNNNNNNNNNNNNNNNNNNNNNNNNNNNNNNNNNNNNNNNNNNNNNNNNNNNNNNNNNNNNNNNNNNNNNNNNNNNNNNNNNNNNNNNNNNNNNNNNNNNNNNNNNNNNNNNNNNNNNNNNNNNNNNNNNNNNNNNNNNNNNNNNNNNNNNNNNNNNNNNNNNNNNNNNNNNNNNNNNNNNNNNNNNNNNNNNNNNNNNNNNNNNNNNNNNNNNNNNNNNNNNNNNNNNNNNNNNNNNNNNNNNNNNNNNNNNNNNNNNNNNNNNNNNNNNNNNNNNNNNNNNNNNNNNNNNNNNNNNNNNNNNNNNNNNNNNNNNNNNNNNNNNNNNNNNNNNNNNNNNNNNNNNNNNNNNNNNNNNNNNNNNNNNGGAGCGAAGGGTTTTGGACGAAGAAGTATTCGACGAGGACTAGGGCTGGTGAGAATGAACTGCAGAGTGGGATTTTGGGTAAAATACTTCGAATACCTTACCGACGGCCTAAGGTCCTTCGGTATTTAAAATCACCAAAGCTTTACCGACGGCTATAAGGCCTTCGGTAAAAGTCCGCCGGTAATTAGCGCTTTTACTGTAGtgagccatgagatgatttacaatgtgagtgaatcgtttctgcacatcatagattttttctccagctttcattctgaacaattcatactcttgtatcaatgaattatttcttgctctctttacttcatctgtgccttcatgagttacctctaagacatcccacatttcttttgcagttttgcattgagatatcctgaaaaattcatcaataattagtGTAAAGGCAaaaatatttctagctttaacatcataccgagcctttctattttcatcaacagtccactcagtaaaaggttttaaaaaagttttatcatcaacagtccactcagtaaaaggttttaaaacagttttatcatcaacaatccactcagtaaaaggttttaaaacaattttatcatCAACATTGTTTGTAGGCAAATAAGGTCCAATCtttcttgcgattcaagaaagatttgcattctaattttccaaaatggataattttcaccagcaaacagaggtggtcttattgttgaagcaccttcaccaaaagtttgaaaacaggaagtcatTCCCAGGTTGgtataatcaaataaaagaataacagagtcgactagtttttcaaatatcttatgaaaaccagctctggtgccaattgttggaaaataggtaggcttctttttacactaaGACGGggtgatacgcggggcccaagcccaataaataaagaccAACAACCCAAAACCAAGTTAAGGGATAAAGGAGACATTTCCACACATGGAGGGGTGAGTTTAGCACAACAGGAGGTGCACCAGGAATCCTTCCCAAATTAGAATGTTGTCACATGCTTTTATAGTGTAAAACGTGTTACACATGTAGGCTTCTAGAAACTCAGCACATTCTGCACATGCTTGTACACGTGGAGTCCGATCCACACTTCATGGACACACTTTAAGCACCGGCCAAGGATGGTGAAGTCTATAAAGCTCACCTTGGCTGCATCGTGTATGCACTTTTGTTTTATATGAGAAAACTCTGCAGAAATTGGTTGTCCATTCTCTTCACCGAAAGTCACCTTCATTGCCTGCTTCTCCCTTGCAACTTCCTTCCTATtgtggaagccttctgagttgtaaCCACCTCTTCAAGCTATCCTACACTTCAAATAGCCTCTACATATCACCAATCTCCGCTGCCATTTCCCATATTCCTCCGTTTACAATCACTTCTCTGTAACTGCACGGATCTGTAGTTGGAACTACCATAGTCGGTACTGTTCCATTGATTTTTAGCTGTTGCGTTGTTTCTCCAAGCTTCTAATCTCATGGATCTGAAGTAATACATCAAACCTGGaggtatcaagtggtattcagagcaaggttcaAGCTAGAACCGTGAGATAAGTGTCACTTTGTTCATTTCTATACTGTCAAAAAAATCCTGCAATGTCTTTGAATCTGTTTTCGTTTTGTTCCAGTCATTTGCTGTTGATTTAGGTTCTGTTTGAGTCtttttttatactagttgtGTGTTTGCTTGAGTCATTTACATTTTATTCGGTTAATCTTTGCtttgttgagtcttttaatttgaacaagtgtggcgcccggcggtttcccacaaaccgcactaccgcccgacggtttgcctctaatcgcaaatccgcccaacgccaacgccatgtgcctactcctcgccctggaccgcccggcggtggaattttccgctgggcggtgcgtcgactcttcaattcttcacttttcttctcttttcttgagtctacgacctttatctccaactccattcttcactttctcaaaaatgctacaaaacaatgcaaaacaaacataatatcgctaaaaatagcttttgactctctacagacacatttattgagttttgcttgattctaagctcattctaagtagtaaagggagtaatatgtctaaaatgacatatgaaaataactgtttttcaaccttcatcagagcTCAGGTGCTTAAGGGCTGCCATTCATCTCAGATCTGTTTGATTAGGTGCTAAGTTCTGCTTCTGTTGaatgtttaaaattgttaaaattgtgGTTGAAATTTGGTCTGGTCTGTTATTTTGAAAGTGCCAAAAAATTTCTAACTGAAGCTGTTCCAAAAAGAGTACCAATAAAGCATTATAGTGTTATTGCATTTGCTATGGTAATATGAATGGAAAGCTAAGGTTGCATTGCTGGTTGCATTAAACCGAGCTGTAGTATTCCTAGTTTGGTGTAATCTGCGTGTTAAATGGATTGAGCATTAAATCATTGTCAATCATCTAATTGATACTTCTGCCACCTTGAGCAATTTTCTTTGGCTGTATTAAGTTCAATTTTGTTGTGTTTAATCTGAATTACACTTGTTTGCAAAATTTGGCTGTCATAGTTGCTTAAAATAGTTTGCAGCAGAACTGTCATATACTCAAATTATGTTATACAATGAAACTTAGCTGAAATTttgttcaaacaagtttgtttcAGTCATTCAAACATGTTTACATCAGTCTAAGATGAGTAGTTGTTGTTCTGTGCAAAATGCCTAGGTGACTTGCCAAATTTTTGGGTCAATTTCTGATAAAAACCGTAGCAGTTCAGTAAAATATTAGCTCTAGATTGAATTTGGTAATTGGTCAATATTTGTGGATGTAGTAAAAGCTTGGTTATAGTAAAATGCATTCAAGATTGTCCAAAcaataagaaaatcaaattaaaaagctGAAAGAACCAATGCATCCAGTAAAATGAAAATTGCCGAGACTGATTTACCAAATTCTGCATCCAATTTTACTCTTCTTTGAGGCATTATCACAAACAGTTTGTGAATTTTCTAGACCACTGTTATTTTGATCAATTTGGTGGCCGATTAATCATTGTTATTGGTCCAATCTATTCTAGAACTATTCCTAGGATCCTTTTGAAGTGCCTCCTTGCTTCCTACCCGAttaattgattgttttttaGTTATTGGCCATTCTGCACAcaacctgtttgataaaaggcCTTGTGTTGCTGTCATTTTGGTTGCAAAATTCTGGCAGTAGTTACAACCCTATGCAGATGCTAATTTGTGTTGCTGAATAGGTGTTCTATAGCTCAGATTATTCATTACACAAGGAAGCATCAAAGGAAGTTCATTGATTGAGAAACAAGTGCATGAAGTTGGCCAACGGACAGGGAATTGCGTGACCATAGCAGcaaatttttctgtttcatacAACAGCAACTTTTGCAATTCCATACAACGGCATTACATCACTTAGCAGCTGAGAGTTTAGTGTGAATTGAGCAAATTCACTCACTGTTTCCGAGAAACCAAAGCTGCACACATTATTCCACACCCTTTCATTGtactttcatttcatttgcTTTGTAAAAGtgtttgtaaaaggccattaagcaagtgacttggaagaattcacaagtgttcttccatcacttGTAAACTTTTGCTCTTAATTTCTTCATTGAAATTGGTAGACgatgagtgtgtcttagatccaacgTCTAAGCCTCACCTTGGAGACCTCatctttaatttcttcttccatttaaTTCTTTAGCTTTAATTTGTCCATTTAGGAAGTTCTCTTAGGGGTCCGAAATTTTAGAGTTTAGGCTTTTATttgctttgtttgtttgttgtcttTAAGACTTTGGTGGATTTAAAAGTGATCTTGAACTAAAGATTTTAGTAAGtagctagaagcatatttggcacggcaaggcttggtacttaagcaaccctagtggttcacctcccttacgtggaatattgctttcaaagtgaactttttagtatttatttcaagaaaacatTTAAGTCCATCACAATGTCTAGAAGGCACTCACCTAGGGTTAGTGATAGTGAAAATCAAAAAGAGCAATTCACCCTCCAAACTCTAGTCAACCAACTCAATGAGATTGAGGGAAAAATGAGTCAAGAAAAAGTCAATAGAGAGCTTCAAAATGCTATGATTCAAGATGAGTTAAGGTTGATGAGAGAAGAACATCACCAAAGTCGAGAGAGGTCTAAAGGCAGTCAAAGTGACAATTCTCAATTTGGGGGAATACCCTTAAATGTGGAAGAGTATTACCACCAACATACTTCTTCAAGAAGACATAGGCGGGATACTCAAGATACCTCTCCACCCCCTAAGGAAGTCAATGTTGTGTTGCCTCATTTCTATGAAAAGGATAATGTTGAGGCCTATCTTGATTGGGAGATGAAGGTGGAGCAATTGtttgcttgccaccaagtaAGTGAAGAAAGGAAAGTCTCTTTAGTTACCCtaagctttcaagggtatgcaatgtattggtggactgcccTAGTTCAAGAGAGACTTAGACACCAAGATCCTCCAATTCATTATTGGAATGATCTCAAAACTTCCCTTAGGAGGAGACACATTCCCTCCTATTACAATAGAGAACTCATGGATAAGCTTCAAAGATTACAATAAAAGTCAATGTCTGTTGAGgaatatagacaaaagatggagctTTACATGATGAGGGCAGGAATAGTATAGGCTTCAGAAATTACTTTGGCAAGGTTTTTAAGTGggcttaattttgatattcgaGATAGGGTTGAACTACTACCttatagagatttgaatgatcttgttcaaatgtgtataaaggtagaacaacaaaatttgagaaaatcctCTTCCAAAAGAGTTCAAGTTCACCCTATtgttgaaaaggaaaattttaaagaaaaagagcctTTTAAGCCTCTAGCCAATATTATTGAGAAGCCCAAACAAGAGTCATCTTCACATACTCGGACTAgtgatattaaatgttttaagtgtCTGGGAAGAGGACATATAGTTGCCCAATGTCCCACAAAAAGAACTATCATCTTGAGGGgctgatgagtggttatttcttgaactatatttagtttattgcacttaaataaacNagggaattgtgtttaattgtctgttatttccccgttttccgaattctgcttaatttggtcggaaattcgtaattgtgctaatttgggttttctaagctgattaagtgtattttggttgcagggaaattttgggaaacatcatttggagcattatggatggtggcatgatcattcaagactcaacatttagtcatttccattttaataaagttgtaatttcgtttttttagaaaccttaattagattaagtgtTTTTGGGCCCTTTTAGTGGAAactttgtagaagcccaatgtgtgggacacttggcaccaaaaccctagggtttttaggaggtggaccccacctattttgagGTTGGAAGGCATTTTGAGTAGCAATTGCTGAGACAAAACTCTAGCACACTTCATACTAcattttgcttttgcttttgccttgtatgaactctctcttggagccTTGGTGTGCCATTTTTGGttttgagctatggaatgaacaagatttcgtttttcttcttctcttgattGCAAAcatgcttgttcttgcttaatGGAATGGAGAtctatcatttttcttcttgcattttccatttgaatgttgaaagcttgagcttggaggtggttctttgtattttcatggtgtttcctttggttgaatgaagacccattttgtATTTCGTTTTTCTCTTCCTTGGCTGCAGTAATTTCTTATTCccttttggttttcttggttggatgatgaaaatggagttcttGTTGAGTTTAGTAATGAAAAACACTTGAGTTGATGCATGGTTGTTGGGAGCTtgaacccttttcttcttgtgcttttgttttgatggttggaagtaaTATATGAAATGGAACATTGTGTTTCTTATGGAGAGCTGGACGGTGCTGCAAGGTGGAGTAGAAAttccattttgattttcataaaagtttgaagaaatgTGAGTGTTAGGTTGGTTAGTAGAAGTTGAAATTTGGGGTTGTTGTTCTTGTAAGCTTTTGCAATTGAAACATTGGGTTCTTTGGAGTTGTTCTCGGTTTTGGAAGGTGAAAGGAAGCTATTTGCATGTTTGTGTTGGTGTGAAAACCGAAAATAGGTtgagaagggagagagaaagggttcatttaatttttacctcaTTTGGCCATGCACATGAAGGGCTCATTTACCATGGCAGGAATATTGCCCTTTTGGTCTCGACCCTTTGCTAGCTTGACGTGAATTGTTTGAAGAAGAGAAtgtattgtgattgtttttgttCGCTTTGACTTTGCTTATGTGGCACATTGGTAGAAGCAACTCAACTTTTTGTGTTGAAGCATTTAAAGCATCTCATTTGACCTTTTGTTTTGGAAACACCAAATTTCTTTGGACTTTAAGAGGGAGGACGGTCTTGGCTTCTTGGAGAGGGTATGCCacgtttttttttatggtaGAAAGGTAGAAGGAAgcattttcttggagaatgaggcacatgggacaaaaatAGAGCATATTCAATTGTTTATTGAAGAAAGAAGACAAATTTGGATGTGGTGCAAGGAACCTCACGGCCAAGAGGTGTTTTTAGGCCATTtgcctttttaattttatttggttggatgtatttggtcacatgaatgtgtaggaaaaagcatttttgattattccttatttgaattagtttaattagtaggattagttgcttttgatttctttaatttagttttgcatttaatttaatttaactgtgttgggtagttgtttgttgtcttgttggggtctagtattttattttattctgtttgaatgttgtctaaggtttttaatagtgttagtttaattaccatgctagcttaaattagttggtttgcatctgtgttatattgagttctttaattttttcaaaaccattttcacaaaccccccccccctttcgtgttagactcaattcttgaaccgcaaaattggtctttgagagacgacctaagggtcattccctagctatactgcatttatttgcacattaaattttgcatggggtgcgacagcCCATCAGGGGCATTGACAGTTATAGTAGTGAATCCTCCAGTAGTGA
This DNA window, taken from Vigna radiata var. radiata cultivar VC1973A chromosome 5, Vradiata_ver6, whole genome shotgun sequence, encodes the following:
- the LOC106760266 gene encoding uncharacterized protein LOC106760266: MPNYKVWTFHGEEMPSTSTAHENRPASGLNTIVHTSEIDQFTYMQEMVNDAIGRHAEQEPNDSRDEEXPNEXTXXFYNLLAEANQPVFEGSSESKLSVCIRLMAGKSNWNVPNQAVDHFTKLVLDLTPPNNSLPKNYYEAKRCVSKLGLEAKKIDCYVNGCMLFYDNDTRKNDASLVECKFCGHPRFQTLHPGRRQKKPIPFKSMFYLPIISRLQRMFSSIQIAKHMTWHDGNKSEGVLRHSSDGEAWKHFNRKHPSFTSDACNVRLDLCSDGFTPYIQASASPYSCWPXIVTPYNLPPEMCMTKPYMFLTCIIPGPSNPKSGIDVYLEPLIDDLKKLWTGIWTYDVSRKQNFLMRAALMWTINDFPVYGMLSGWSTHGRLACPHCMEHTKSFLLTHGRKSCWFDCHRRFLPIDHMFRRNKKAFRKGQREKDMPPPRLNPSQVWRRVKHFPKVNESGINRIDGFRSGITGPREAFLGIFRIGRITC